A section of the Pseudomonas sp. FP453 genome encodes:
- the lptF gene encoding LPS export ABC transporter permease LptF, which yields MIVFRYLSREVLLTLSAVSAVLLVIIMSGRFVKYLAQAASGALDPGSLFLIMGFRLPGFLQLILPLGLFLGILLAYGRLYLESEMTVLSATGMSQQRLLGMTMIPAAGVALIVAWLSLSLAPQGAMQFQLVLNKQDAMTEFDTLEPGRFQALNDGTRVTYTETMTEDRANLGGVFISEKRLGQDKKDRGISVLVADSGRQEIRPDGSRYLILENGYRYDGSPGMADYRAIKYDTYGVLLARPDVSDEVTDRDAIPTTELLGSKELRSIAELQWRISLPLLVFIVTLMAVPLSRVNPRQGRFLKLLPAILLYMAYLTILISARGSLEKGKLSPTLGLWWVHGIFLVIGLGLLYWEPIRLKMLSRRGQKELARG from the coding sequence TTGATCGTCTTCCGTTATCTGTCCCGCGAAGTCCTGTTGACCCTGAGTGCCGTGAGTGCGGTATTGCTGGTCATCATCATGAGTGGTCGTTTCGTCAAATACCTGGCCCAGGCTGCTTCTGGCGCCCTGGACCCAGGCTCGTTGTTCCTGATCATGGGCTTTCGCCTGCCGGGGTTCCTGCAGCTGATCCTGCCCCTGGGCCTGTTCCTCGGGATCTTGCTGGCCTATGGCCGCCTGTACCTCGAAAGCGAAATGACCGTGCTCTCGGCCACCGGCATGAGCCAGCAACGCCTGCTGGGCATGACCATGATCCCGGCCGCCGGTGTGGCGCTGATCGTGGCCTGGCTGAGCCTGAGCCTGGCGCCCCAGGGTGCCATGCAGTTCCAGCTGGTGCTGAACAAGCAGGACGCCATGACCGAGTTCGACACCCTCGAACCGGGCCGCTTCCAGGCGCTCAATGACGGCACGCGGGTCACCTACACCGAAACCATGACCGAAGACCGCGCCAACCTTGGCGGGGTGTTCATCTCCGAGAAGCGCCTGGGCCAGGACAAGAAAGACCGGGGCATCTCCGTGCTGGTGGCTGATTCCGGCCGCCAGGAAATACGCCCCGACGGCAGCCGCTACCTGATCCTGGAAAACGGCTACCGCTATGACGGCAGCCCCGGCATGGCCGATTACCGTGCGATCAAGTACGACACCTACGGCGTGCTGCTGGCGCGCCCGGACGTCAGCGACGAAGTCACCGACCGCGATGCCATCCCGACCACCGAGCTGCTGGGCAGCAAGGAACTGCGCTCCATCGCCGAGCTGCAATGGCGGATTTCCCTGCCGCTGCTGGTGTTTATCGTGACCCTGATGGCCGTGCCGCTGTCGCGCGTCAACCCGCGCCAGGGCCGTTTCCTCAAGCTGTTGCCGGCGATCCTGCTGTACATGGCGTACCTGACCATCCTGATTTCCGCCCGTGGCTCCCTGGAGAAGGGCAAGCTGTCGCCGACCCTGGGCCTGTGGTGGGTTCACGGGATCTTCCTGGTGATCGGCCTCGGGCTGCTCTACTGGGAACCTATCCGTCTGAAAATGTTGAGCCGTCGTGGCCAGAAGGAGTTGGCTCGTGGCTAA
- a CDS encoding RNA polymerase sigma factor, which yields MFLSQRSQMEALVNRRVGCRATAADLVQDLFLRFWRRPLVQVEELSTYLLRCAGNIAIDHLRSEGARVRSSEGWLPEQQDNQGSEPQAALEAGNDLRHVEAALRSLPERTRQIFLLNRIHGRKYAEIAKAMGLSQSAVEKHMMRALEACKASLREPSPPRTPGKAP from the coding sequence GTGTTTCTCTCGCAGCGTTCGCAGATGGAAGCCCTGGTCAATCGGCGCGTAGGCTGCCGCGCCACGGCTGCCGACCTGGTGCAGGACCTGTTCCTGCGCTTCTGGCGCCGCCCGCTGGTGCAGGTCGAAGAGCTCAGCACCTACCTGCTGCGCTGCGCCGGCAATATCGCCATCGACCACCTGCGCAGCGAAGGCGCGCGGGTGCGCAGCAGCGAAGGCTGGCTGCCGGAACAGCAGGACAACCAGGGCTCCGAACCCCAGGCCGCGTTGGAGGCGGGCAATGATCTGCGCCATGTCGAAGCTGCGTTGCGCAGCTTGCCGGAGCGCACCCGGCAGATTTTCCTGCTCAACCGCATCCACGGCCGCAAGTACGCGGAAATTGCCAAGGCCATGGGCCTGTCCCAAAGCGCCGTGGAAAAACATATGATGCGTGCCCTCGAAGCCTGCAAAGCCAGCCTTCGTGAGCCATCGCCCCCACGCACGCCAGGGAAAGCACCGTGA
- a CDS encoding glutaredoxin family protein, with product MLGGVLKKVLLVLLVVVVIQNWGKIERLFNPSQVVSEQTRASARVVLYSTEWCGYCKQIRRFLDQKGIPYQAFDIDKDAHARKAYEALGGGGIPFVDVNGTLIRDYNPDAIMAALK from the coding sequence ATGCTTGGCGGGGTCCTCAAAAAAGTCCTGCTGGTGTTGCTGGTCGTGGTGGTGATCCAGAACTGGGGCAAGATCGAGCGGCTGTTCAACCCGTCGCAGGTGGTATCGGAGCAAACCCGGGCTTCGGCGCGGGTGGTGCTCTATTCCACCGAGTGGTGCGGCTACTGCAAGCAGATCCGCCGCTTCCTCGATCAGAAGGGCATTCCGTACCAGGCGTTCGATATCGACAAGGATGCCCACGCGCGCAAGGCCTATGAGGCCTTGGGCGGCGGCGGGATTCCCTTTGTGGATGTGAACGGCACGCTGATTCGCGATTACAACCCTGACGCGATCATGGCTGCACTGAAGTAA
- the yejK gene encoding nucleoid-associated protein YejK — MPIRHCIVHLIDKKPDGTPAVLHARDSELSESAAIENMLADLNESYNAKQGKAWGFFHAESGAHPFSGWLKEYFDGGQDFTTFSRTAVEHLQKLMEESNLSTGGHVLFAHYQQGMTDYLAIALLHHSEGVAVTDELDVTPSRHLDLGQLHLAARINVSEWQNNKQSKQYISFIKGKNGKKVSEYFRDFIGCQEGVDGPGETRTLLKAFSDFVESEDLPDESAREKTKTLVDYASSQAKLGEPMGLEELSGLIDEDRPKAFYDHIRNKDYGLSPEIPADKRTLNQFRRFTGRAEGLSISFEAHLLGDKIEYDEAAGTLIIKGLPTQLTDQLKRRN; from the coding sequence ATGCCGATCCGTCATTGCATCGTCCACCTGATCGACAAAAAACCCGACGGCACGCCCGCAGTTCTTCACGCCCGTGATTCGGAGCTGTCCGAGTCGGCTGCCATCGAGAACATGCTTGCCGACCTCAACGAGAGCTATAACGCCAAACAAGGCAAGGCCTGGGGTTTCTTCCATGCCGAGTCCGGCGCGCACCCGTTCAGTGGCTGGTTGAAGGAATATTTCGACGGTGGCCAGGATTTCACCACCTTCAGCCGCACCGCCGTCGAGCATCTGCAAAAGCTGATGGAAGAGTCCAACCTCTCCACCGGCGGCCACGTACTGTTTGCCCACTACCAGCAAGGCATGACCGACTACCTGGCCATCGCCCTGCTGCACCACAGCGAAGGCGTGGCGGTGACCGACGAGCTGGACGTGACCCCGTCGCGCCACCTGGACCTCGGCCAACTGCACCTCGCGGCGCGGATCAACGTGTCCGAGTGGCAGAACAACAAGCAGTCCAAGCAGTACATCTCGTTTATCAAGGGCAAGAACGGCAAGAAGGTCTCGGAGTACTTCCGCGACTTTATCGGCTGCCAGGAAGGCGTCGACGGCCCGGGCGAGACCCGCACCCTGCTCAAGGCGTTCAGCGACTTCGTTGAAAGCGAAGACCTGCCGGACGAATCCGCCCGCGAAAAAACCAAGACCCTGGTGGACTACGCCAGCAGCCAGGCCAAGCTCGGCGAGCCGATGGGCCTGGAAGAATTGTCAGGGTTGATCGATGAAGATCGGCCTAAGGCGTTCTACGACCACATCCGCAACAAGGACTACGGCCTGTCGCCGGAAATTCCTGCAGATAAGCGCACCCTCAACCAGTTCCGCCGCTTCACTGGCCGCGCCGAAGGCTTGTCCATCAGTTTCGAAGCGCACCTGCTGGGCGACAAGATCGAGTACGACGAAGCCGCTGGCACCTTGATCATCAAGGGCCTGCCGACCCAACTGACCGACCAGCTCAAGCGCCGGAACTGA
- the rlmF gene encoding 23S rRNA (adenine(1618)-N(6))-methyltransferase RlmF, translated as MTAPSTPKPPRKKPKTAATAKPVAPRKEATLHPRNRHTGRYDFPALIKTTPELAKFVILNPYGKESIDFASPDAVRVFNRALLKSFYGIQHWDIPADYLCPPVPGRADYVHFLADLLASVNDGKIPRGSIVKVLDIGMGANCVYPLIGYMEYRWNFLGSEVDPIAVAAAKAIVQSNDLSKVIQLRQQTNPKQILLGLLEPGERFDLTMCNPPFHASMDEATKGSERKWRALGKADPKRKLPVLNFGGQSAELWCEGGEARFVTQLIAESAHFAHKVLWFSCLVSKASNLPAIETALKKAGVLESQVVEMSQGQKQSRFVAWTFQTKNEQQIWRQRWVRD; from the coding sequence ATGACCGCCCCCAGCACACCCAAACCTCCGCGCAAGAAGCCAAAAACCGCCGCCACGGCCAAGCCCGTCGCCCCGCGCAAAGAGGCCACGCTGCACCCGCGCAACCGCCACACAGGCCGTTACGACTTCCCGGCGCTGATCAAGACCACGCCGGAATTGGCGAAATTCGTGATCCTCAATCCCTACGGCAAAGAGAGCATCGACTTCGCCAGCCCGGATGCAGTGCGGGTGTTCAACCGGGCGCTGCTCAAGTCCTTCTACGGCATCCAGCACTGGGACATCCCGGCCGACTACCTGTGCCCGCCGGTGCCAGGGCGTGCGGACTACGTGCACTTCCTCGCCGACCTGCTGGCCAGCGTCAATGACGGCAAGATCCCCCGTGGCTCCATCGTCAAGGTGCTCGACATCGGCATGGGCGCCAACTGCGTCTACCCGCTGATTGGCTACATGGAGTACCGCTGGAACTTCCTCGGCTCGGAGGTCGACCCGATTGCCGTAGCCGCTGCCAAGGCCATCGTGCAGTCCAATGACCTGAGCAAGGTCATCCAGCTGCGCCAGCAGACCAACCCCAAGCAGATCCTGCTGGGCCTGCTGGAGCCTGGCGAACGCTTTGACCTGACCATGTGCAACCCGCCGTTCCATGCCTCCATGGACGAAGCCACCAAGGGCAGCGAGCGCAAATGGCGCGCCCTGGGCAAGGCTGATCCCAAGCGCAAATTGCCGGTACTGAACTTCGGTGGCCAATCGGCGGAGCTGTGGTGTGAAGGCGGCGAAGCGCGGTTTGTGACGCAGCTTATCGCTGAAAGTGCGCATTTTGCCCACAAGGTGCTGTGGTTCAGCTGCCTGGTGTCAAAAGCGTCAAACCTGCCCGCGATCGAGACAGCCCTGAAAAAGGCCGGCGTGCTGGAGAGCCAGGTGGTGGAAATGTCCCAGGGGCAGAAACAAAGCCGTTTCGTCGCCTGGACCTTCCAGACCAAGAACGAGCAGCAGATCTGGCGCCAGCGCTGGGTTCGCGACTAA
- a CDS encoding leucyl aminopeptidase, which yields MELVVKSVSPETLKTATLVVAIGEGRKLGVAAKQLDELSGGAISAILKRGDLAGKVGQSLLLQSLPNLKADRVLLVGVGKDAELGDRPFRKIVSSILTTLKGLGGSDATLALDEVVVKGRDSYGKTRLLAESLVDGGYIFDEFKSTKAEPRALKKITLLTIKAAQAEVQRAVTHATAIANGMSFTRDLGNLPPNICHPTFLGEQAKALGKEFKGLKVEVLDEKKIKELGMGSFYAVGQGSDQPPRLIVMQYNGGKKADKPYALVGKGITFDTGGISLKPGAGMDEMKYDMGGAASVFGTLRAVLELKLPINLVCILACAENMPSGGAARPGDIVTTMSGQTVEILNTDAEGRLVLCDALTYAERFKPQAVIDIATLTGACIVALGSHTSGLLGNNDELIEQLLSAGKAADDRAWQLPLFDEYQEQLDSPFADIANIGGPKAGTITAACFLSRFAKNFNWAHLDIAGTAWTSGGKDKGATGRPVPLLTQYLLDRAKA from the coding sequence ATGGAATTGGTTGTAAAAAGCGTTAGCCCCGAAACGTTGAAAACCGCCACCCTCGTGGTCGCCATCGGCGAAGGCCGCAAACTCGGCGTTGCCGCCAAACAACTCGACGAACTGAGCGGCGGCGCCATCAGCGCCATCCTCAAGCGCGGCGACCTGGCCGGCAAAGTCGGCCAGAGCCTGCTGCTGCAAAGCCTGCCGAACCTCAAGGCCGACCGCGTATTGCTGGTGGGCGTGGGCAAGGACGCCGAACTGGGCGACCGCCCGTTCCGCAAGATCGTCAGCAGCATCCTCACCACCCTCAAGGGCCTGGGCGGCAGCGATGCCACGCTGGCGCTGGATGAAGTCGTGGTCAAGGGCCGCGACAGCTACGGCAAGACCCGCCTGCTGGCCGAGAGCCTGGTCGACGGCGGCTATATCTTCGACGAGTTCAAGAGCACCAAGGCCGAACCGCGCGCCCTGAAGAAAATCACCCTGCTGACCATCAAGGCCGCCCAGGCCGAAGTCCAGCGCGCCGTGACCCACGCCACCGCCATCGCCAATGGCATGTCGTTCACCCGCGACCTGGGCAACCTGCCGCCGAACATCTGCCACCCGACCTTCCTCGGCGAACAGGCCAAGGCGCTGGGTAAAGAGTTCAAGGGCCTGAAAGTCGAAGTCCTGGATGAGAAGAAGATCAAGGAACTGGGCATGGGCTCGTTCTATGCCGTTGGCCAGGGCAGCGACCAGCCGCCACGCCTGATCGTGATGCAATACAACGGCGGCAAGAAAGCCGACAAGCCGTACGCCCTGGTGGGTAAAGGCATCACCTTCGACACCGGCGGCATCAGCCTCAAGCCGGGCGCCGGCATGGATGAAATGAAGTACGACATGGGCGGCGCCGCCAGCGTGTTCGGTACCCTGCGTGCCGTGCTGGAGCTCAAGCTGCCGATCAACCTGGTGTGCATCCTGGCCTGCGCCGAGAACATGCCGAGCGGCGGCGCGGCGCGTCCGGGCGACATCGTCACCACCATGAGCGGCCAGACCGTCGAGATCCTCAACACCGACGCCGAAGGCCGCCTGGTGCTGTGCGATGCCCTGACCTACGCCGAACGCTTCAAGCCACAAGCCGTGATCGACATCGCCACCCTGACCGGCGCGTGCATCGTCGCCCTGGGTTCCCACACGTCGGGCCTGCTGGGCAACAACGACGAACTGATCGAGCAACTGCTCAGCGCCGGCAAGGCTGCCGACGACCGCGCCTGGCAACTGCCGCTGTTCGACGAGTACCAGGAACAGCTGGACAGCCCGTTCGCCGACATCGCCAACATCGGCGGCCCGAAAGCCGGCACCATCACCGCGGCCTGCTTCCTGTCGCGCTTTGCCAAGAACTTCAACTGGGCGCACCTGGACATCGCCGGCACGGCCTGGACCAGCGGCGGCAAGGACAAGGGCGCCACTGGCCGTCCGGTGCCATTGCTGACCCAGTACCTGCTGGATCGCGCCAAGGCCTGA
- a CDS encoding DUF3325 domain-containing protein, protein MLLALLMCYAGFTALCLSTDRHHGELLHSKPSPRRRLGLRAVGWLLLTLSIWPAVALGGWSRGLVDWCAVLMLSALLLVLLLPYRPRLALILAGVGLLASPVAAFATL, encoded by the coding sequence ATGCTGCTCGCGCTCCTGATGTGCTACGCCGGGTTTACCGCACTGTGCCTGTCCACCGACCGTCACCACGGTGAGCTGCTGCACAGCAAACCGTCGCCCCGTCGGCGCCTGGGTCTGCGCGCAGTGGGGTGGTTGCTGCTGACGCTGTCGATCTGGCCGGCCGTGGCGCTCGGCGGTTGGAGCCGGGGCCTGGTGGACTGGTGCGCCGTGCTGATGCTCAGCGCGTTGTTGTTGGTGCTGTTGCTGCCCTATCGACCACGGTTGGCCTTGATCCTCGCGGGTGTTGGCCTGCTGGCCAGCCCCGTCGCCGCTTTCGCCACCCTCTGA
- a CDS encoding HU family DNA-binding protein has product MALTKDQLIADIAESTDTTKVQVRAVLEQLSQIVADQLENAQEITLPGVGKLKVSERPARTGRNPSTGAAIEIAAKKVIKLVVAKGLTDAVNK; this is encoded by the coding sequence ATGGCTTTGACTAAAGACCAACTGATCGCTGATATCGCTGAATCCACCGACACCACCAAGGTTCAGGTGCGTGCAGTTCTGGAACAACTGTCCCAGATCGTTGCTGATCAGCTGGAAAACGCTCAGGAAATCACTCTGCCAGGTGTTGGCAAACTGAAAGTGAGCGAGCGTCCTGCCCGTACTGGCCGTAACCCTTCGACTGGCGCTGCCATCGAAATCGCTGCCAAGAAAGTTATCAAGCTGGTTGTGGCCAAAGGCCTGACCGACGCTGTTAACAAGTAA
- a CDS encoding DNA polymerase III subunit chi: MDTPNPIKKDDHLLDDLESIRQLLGDDDLQPPLLTDSVDPEVQIPLLFDMVGAKAAAPEPVAAAVEPAPAEKGPDALLLHLDNELRAAAQLIMQDVIDDFAPHIETEIKRRLDARMERLLSQYQS; encoded by the coding sequence ATGGACACTCCCAACCCTATAAAAAAAGACGACCACCTGCTGGACGACCTGGAGTCGATCCGCCAGTTGCTCGGTGATGATGACTTGCAACCGCCGCTGCTGACCGACTCGGTCGATCCAGAGGTACAGATTCCGCTGTTGTTCGACATGGTCGGCGCCAAGGCCGCTGCGCCGGAGCCGGTTGCCGCCGCTGTCGAACCCGCCCCCGCCGAAAAAGGCCCGGACGCCCTGCTGCTGCACCTGGACAACGAACTGCGCGCCGCCGCGCAACTGATCATGCAAGACGTGATCGATGACTTCGCCCCGCATATCGAGACCGAGATCAAGCGTCGGCTGGATGCGCGGATGGAGCGGCTGCTCAGCCAATACCAATCTTAA
- a CDS encoding DNA polymerase III subunit chi — translation MTQVDFYILPSADPLARLDFACKLTEKAWRMGHRIYLHCSDAAQRDELDARLWRFKGESFVPHGPAESEPEGLVVLGLGDSCGDHHDLLVNLDLKVPPFAKAFARVAEVVVEDPAIRQAARESFRFYREQGYPLQDHRLQRL, via the coding sequence ATGACCCAAGTCGACTTCTATATATTGCCCAGCGCCGACCCGCTCGCGCGCCTGGACTTTGCCTGCAAACTCACCGAAAAAGCCTGGCGCATGGGCCATCGCATCTACCTGCATTGCAGCGATGCCGCCCAACGCGACGAGCTCGACGCCCGCCTGTGGCGCTTCAAGGGCGAAAGCTTCGTGCCCCACGGCCCTGCCGAATCCGAACCCGAAGGCCTGGTTGTGCTGGGCTTGGGCGACAGTTGCGGCGATCACCATGACCTGCTGGTCAACCTCGACCTGAAAGTGCCGCCCTTCGCCAAGGCGTTTGCCCGCGTGGCAGAGGTGGTGGTGGAAGACCCGGCTATTCGTCAGGCCGCGCGGGAGAGTTTCCGTTTCTATCGCGAACAGGGCTATCCTTTGCAGGATCACCGGCTACAACGACTTTGA
- a CDS encoding valine--tRNA ligase, with amino-acid sequence MDKTYQPHAIETSWYNTWESENYFAPQGAGDSYTIMIPPPNVTGSLHMGHGFNNAIMDALIRFRRMQGRNTLWQPGTDHAGIATQMLVERQLEATGQSRHDLGREKFLEKIWEWKDQSGGNISRQIRRLGSSVDWSRERFTMDDGLSEAVKEAFVRLHEDGLIYRGKRLVNWDTKLHTAISDLEVENHDEKGFLWNLKYPLADGAKTAEGNDYLIVATTRPETMLGDAAVAVNPNDERYQALIGKFVELPLVGRRIPIIADDYCDPEFGTGCVKITPAHDFNDYEVGKRHNLPLLNIFDKNAAVLPACQVFNLDGTLNDSIDGKIPAEYAGLDRFEARKQIVAAFDAAGLLVSVDDHGLKVPKGDRSGTIIEPWLTDQWYVSTKPLAEPAIAAVEDGRIQFVPKQYENMYFSWMRDIQDWCISRQLWWGHRIPAWYDESGKVYVGRDEAEVRAKHNLGADIVLQQDNDVLDTWFSSGLWTFSTLGWPQQTEFLKKFHSTDVLVTGFDIIFFWVARMIMLTMHLVKNEDGTPQVPFKTVYVHGLVRDGQGQKMSKSKGNVLDPLDIIDGIDLETLVQKRTSGLMQPKLAKKIEKQTRDEFADGIASYGTDALRFTFCSLASTGRDIKFDMGRVEGYRNFCNKIWNAARYVLDKGEDCGQNGEAYELSLADRWIISQLQRTEAEVTRQLDQFRFDLAAQALYEFIWNQYCDWYLELSKPVLWDENAPVERQRGTRRTLVRVLEVALRLAHPFMPFITEEIWQRLAPLAGIEGKTIMLQPWPVANEARIDEAAESDIEWLKTLMLGTRNIRAEMNIGPGKPLAVFVKNASAEDQRRLTENDALLKKLAKLESITVLAADAEAPLSATALVGEMEVLVPMAGLIDKGAELARLDKEIARLQGEVQRVGGKLSNAAFVDKAPAEVIDKERAKLAEAEQALGKLAEQHARISSL; translated from the coding sequence ATGGATAAGACCTACCAGCCGCACGCTATCGAAACTTCCTGGTACAACACCTGGGAATCCGAGAATTATTTCGCCCCGCAAGGCGCGGGCGATTCCTACACCATCATGATTCCGCCACCGAACGTCACTGGCAGCCTGCACATGGGCCATGGCTTCAACAATGCGATCATGGATGCGTTGATCCGTTTCCGCCGCATGCAGGGCCGCAACACCCTGTGGCAGCCAGGCACCGACCACGCCGGTATCGCCACCCAAATGCTGGTGGAACGCCAACTCGAAGCCACCGGCCAGAGCCGTCACGACCTGGGCCGCGAGAAATTCCTGGAAAAGATCTGGGAATGGAAAGACCAGTCCGGCGGCAACATCAGCCGTCAGATCCGTCGCCTGGGTTCGTCCGTCGACTGGAGCCGCGAGCGCTTCACCATGGACGACGGCCTGTCGGAAGCCGTGAAAGAAGCCTTCGTGCGCCTGCATGAAGACGGCCTGATCTACCGCGGCAAGCGCCTGGTCAACTGGGACACCAAGCTGCACACGGCGATTTCCGACCTTGAAGTGGAAAACCACGACGAGAAAGGCTTCCTGTGGAACCTCAAGTACCCGCTGGCTGACGGTGCCAAGACCGCTGAAGGCAACGACTACCTGATCGTCGCCACCACCCGTCCGGAAACCATGCTCGGTGACGCCGCCGTGGCCGTGAACCCGAACGACGAGCGCTACCAGGCGCTGATCGGCAAGTTCGTCGAGCTGCCGTTGGTTGGCCGTCGCATCCCGATCATCGCGGACGACTACTGCGACCCTGAATTCGGCACCGGCTGCGTGAAAATCACCCCGGCCCACGATTTCAACGACTACGAAGTCGGCAAGCGCCACAATCTGCCGCTGCTGAACATCTTCGACAAGAACGCCGCCGTGTTGCCGGCCTGCCAGGTGTTCAACCTGGACGGCACGCTGAACGACAGCATCGACGGCAAGATCCCGGCCGAATACGCCGGCCTCGACCGTTTCGAAGCGCGCAAGCAGATCGTTGCTGCCTTCGACGCCGCCGGCTTGCTGGTGAGCGTTGACGACCACGGCCTGAAAGTGCCGAAGGGCGACCGCTCCGGCACCATCATCGAGCCTTGGCTGACCGACCAGTGGTACGTGTCCACCAAGCCGCTGGCCGAGCCTGCGATTGCTGCCGTGGAAGACGGCCGCATCCAGTTCGTGCCAAAACAGTACGAAAACATGTACTTCTCGTGGATGCGCGACATCCAGGATTGGTGCATCAGCCGTCAGCTGTGGTGGGGCCACCGTATTCCGGCCTGGTACGACGAGTCGGGCAAGGTCTACGTCGGCCGCGACGAAGCCGAAGTGCGTGCTAAGCACAACCTCGGCGCCGACATTGTGCTGCAACAGGACAACGACGTACTGGACACCTGGTTCAGCTCGGGCCTGTGGACGTTCTCCACCCTGGGCTGGCCGCAACAGACCGAATTCCTCAAGAAATTCCACTCCACCGACGTGCTGGTCACCGGCTTCGACATCATTTTCTTCTGGGTTGCCCGGATGATCATGCTGACCATGCACCTGGTGAAGAACGAGGACGGCACCCCGCAAGTACCGTTCAAGACCGTGTACGTACACGGCCTGGTGCGTGATGGCCAGGGCCAGAAGATGTCCAAGTCCAAGGGCAACGTCCTGGACCCGCTGGACATCATCGACGGCATCGACCTGGAAACCCTGGTGCAAAAACGCACCTCGGGCCTGATGCAGCCGAAACTGGCGAAGAAGATCGAGAAGCAGACCCGCGACGAGTTCGCCGACGGTATCGCCAGCTATGGCACCGACGCCCTGCGCTTCACCTTCTGCTCGCTGGCGTCCACCGGTCGCGACATCAAGTTCGACATGGGCCGCGTCGAAGGCTATCGCAACTTCTGCAACAAGATCTGGAACGCGGCGCGCTACGTGCTGGACAAAGGCGAAGACTGCGGTCAGAACGGCGAAGCCTACGAGCTGTCCCTGGCGGATCGCTGGATCATCTCGCAGCTGCAACGCACCGAAGCCGAAGTGACCCGCCAGCTCGACCAGTTCCGTTTCGACCTGGCGGCGCAAGCCTTGTACGAGTTCATCTGGAACCAGTACTGCGACTGGTACCTGGAGCTGTCCAAGCCGGTACTGTGGGACGAAAACGCGCCGGTCGAACGCCAGCGCGGCACCCGCCGCACCCTGGTGCGCGTACTGGAAGTGGCCCTGCGCCTGGCGCATCCTTTCATGCCGTTCATCACCGAAGAAATCTGGCAGCGCCTGGCGCCGCTGGCCGGTATCGAAGGCAAGACCATCATGCTGCAACCTTGGCCGGTGGCCAATGAAGCACGCATCGACGAGGCCGCCGAAAGCGATATCGAATGGCTCAAGACCCTGATGCTCGGCACGCGCAACATCCGCGCCGAGATGAACATCGGCCCGGGCAAGCCACTGGCAGTGTTCGTCAAGAACGCCAGTGCCGAAGACCAGCGTCGCCTCACCGAGAACGATGCGCTGCTCAAGAAGCTGGCGAAGCTGGAGTCGATCACCGTATTGGCTGCCGATGCCGAAGCGCCGCTGTCCGCCACCGCACTGGTTGGCGAGATGGAAGTGCTGGTGCCGATGGCCGGCCTGATCGACAAGGGCGCGGAACTGGCTCGTCTCGATAAGGAAATCGCGCGCCTGCAAGGCGAAGTGCAGCGCGTGGGCGGCAAGCTGTCCAACGCAGCGTTCGTCGACAAAGCGCCAGCCGAAGTGATCGACAAGGAGCGCGCCAAACTGGCCGAGGCTGAACAGGCTTTGGGCAAGCTGGCGGAGCAACATGCGCGGATTTCCAGCCTGTAA